In Rhodopirellula sp. P2, the DNA window ACCCTGATCGGCGTCGCCCACATCGGTGTGATCGACACGTTGCTGGACGATGCCGCCAGCAAACGCCCCAGCCTACCGGCGATCACCGGCCGCAATGTTGACTACGTCGACACGCTTGAAATCACCATTGGTGAAGACGACATTCGCGGCGGCGACGGCAACGACATGCTCGTTGGCGGTGACGCTCGGGTGGTGACGCCGATCATCACCGGAGACTTGTCCGATTTGCCTGACACCGTCGTGACTCCGGGGCTCACCCCCGCCGAGTTGTCTGACCTCGAAGTTCAACTTCAAACTCAAATGACCGCGGCCGAGACGCGCTTGACACAGCGTCATTCCACCCGTGCCGTCGACATCAACGAGATGCTCGACCACCGCACTCCGCTGAACCGGATCGCGTATGTCGCCGAAATGGATCGCAACATCGACCAGGACGAAATCAGCGGCGGCGTCGGCGATGACATGGTGGTCGGTGACGACGGCGTGCTGGTGATGCCATTGGTGCTGAACTCCCCGGCGGATGCGATTGCCACACTCGAGTTGGAAAAGCATGTAGAGAAGCTGCTCGATCAATTGGCGATCCTCGACAACGCCAAAGTCCCGACCAATGTGCAAACGACCGAAGGACGTCTCGCCCGGGCCGCCGAAACCAGCGAAAGGCTCGCTCAAGGGTCACGTCACGGTCACGTCGATGCCCGCTGGGAAATCGGCAACGATGACATCGAGGGCGACGCGGGCAACGACATCATCATGGGCGACCATGCCGCGATCCTTGCCCCACGTTTGATCGATGCCCCGTCGACATCGGTCGACCTTCGGCTGGCCGTCTATGCAATCGAAGGAAGCGATGTCAATGAAACCTTCCTGATGCGATCGCCAGAGCTATCCGGGATCAGTCTCGACTTCCACGAAGACACCCTCCAGGGCGATGAAGGCGACGACATTCTGCTGGGCGGCATCGGCGACGATCGCGTCAATGGAAACGACGGGGACGACGTGGTCCTTGGCGGGACCGGCCGCAACCGAGTCAATGGCGGCGCCGGCACCAACCAAGTCAGCCTGGAGGGTCGCAACTATCCCAGCCTCGATGACGGTGACGAACTCAGTCAGCGATTGTTCACCACCACCTCGCCACAGATGACGCAGTGGTTGCTCGACGCGGCCACTTCCGCCGCAACGACCGACACCTGGACACCCGGCGGACTTCCACCCAGTGACGATGGCGGGACTCCCGTCGATCCGCCTGCCGTCCGAACGGTGGCGATCACCGCCGGGTCCGCAGGCGTGGTGGGGCAAACGATCGAGTTCATTGCCAACGTTCCCGACGCACCCGCTGGTTCTACCACCGAGTACACCTGGGAGGTCAAAGACTCCGACGGGCGCGGCGTTCATGCCGGCACGGGCCAGTCCTTCACGTTTGTCGCCGATCAACCTGGCACCTACACCGTCACCGTCGAAACTCGCGACGACGTCAACGGACGGGGCACCGCATCGACCACCACCGTCGTCGAACAAAACCAACTGATCCCCGACCCCGACAACCCGGGGCTGTTCATTCTGGTGATCGGTGGCAGTGGCGAAGACGACCAAGTCCGACTGGACACGGTGCGTGACAAACCGAACAGCATCGAAGTGGACCTGCGGCTGGGGAAACGAACACGAGTCATCACAACCTACGACAACCTCAGCCGAATCGAAGTCCACGGCGGAAACGGCGAAGACGACATTTACGGCGATCGCCGCTCCACCATTCCAGTGCGTTTCTTCGGCGGTGACGGAGACGACAAACTGTCCGGTGGCGGTGGGGATGACTACCTCGATGGCGGCCGCGGCAACGACCGTTTGTATGATCGAACCGGCAACGACATCTTGATCGGTGGCCTGGGCGCCGACCAACTCGATGGTGGGGAAGGCGATGACCTGATCATCATGGATTGGCTGACCACCGTTCCTGGCAAAACCGATGCGGACAGATTGATCGCCGTTTGGACCGACACGGCACAAACCGTTGTCGACCGAGTGGACACATTGGCGGACGATCTGATCGCCGGGCTCAGCACAGACGGATCGGTCGACCGGGCCCTCAGTGAACGCGGCATCGACGCCTACTTCGCCTCCGCCGAAGACGACCTTCGCCTCCGTCCCGGAGACGACTTGGTGCGAATCATTTGATTCGTTTTTTCAACTCCGGTGCCCGCCACCGGAGCGTTCAGAAGACCAATCAAGGAGCATTTGATCGTAGCGGAAGTCGTCAAGACTTTCGTTTTCCCAGATGCCAAAACTCTCAACGGCTTGTTGATTTGATATTCCCGAAGAGAATAGAGTGCAAGTCATAACCCGACGCGTGAGCGAGGGACCGCATGAGCCTACGGAAAAGGGGACGGAGGGTTTTGGAGAGACATTGCCTCCCAAACCGCCTCGTCAACTGTCATTCTCGGAACCTACCGGAAGAAACTGAAAACCAAGGTGCCGATGGTGATGAATCCGAGAATCACGACCAGCAGGTTGGGCATCACCTTGAACTTCTTCCGCAACGAAGGGCCAAACTGACCGATCAACAGGATCGATACAACGATCGCTAAAATTGCCCCTGCAGTGATGCCTCTGGACAGCAAGAACGCCGAGAGCAGGAGCAGCCCACCGGTGATGCTGCCCGCGATCAACGAAGCTTTGCTTTTCGCTTTGACATAGCCCATCCCTCCTCCAAAGACGACAAAAGCTCCAAAGATTGCTGTCACGATTACCGGAAAGTCCACACAAGTCTCTTTGATTTCAATGGGCAAGGTTTGGCAGCAATGATTCAGTGCATTGGAAACCGATCCAACCACGCAAGCTGCCTTCCGCTGGATTGTAGTGTGTGGCCCCCAAGGTGCCAGCCACGAATCGCTTCCATGGGAACACTGGAGGTCGGTCGTCGGGCCCACACCCGTGTTTGGGGTGACAGCTTGTCGCTGCTCCAACCGGACATGGCCGGCAGAATCTCACGTAGACTCAAACGAACTGATCTCTTGGCATCGAAAACAGTGCCTTCGATCTGAGTGGGGGGGCGGAGGAGCACTGCACAAAGTCATTTTTTGTTCTCTCACGACCGACAACTCGATCTTTCAAGACCAACCCAATGCAAGTCCAAGACGCCATCTTCCAACGCCGATCCATCAAGGCATTCGCCCCCGCTCATCAGCTCACCGATGCGGAAGAAAAAGAACTGCTGGAAGCCACCATCCAGTCCCCGACCAGCTTCAACATTCAACACTGGCGATTCGTGATCCTGCGTGACCAGGATCTGCGAGCCAAGATTCGCAAGGAACACGGGAACGACCAGTCACAAATCACGGACGCCTCGTTATTGGTGCTGTTCACCGCGGACACCAAAGCCTGGGAGAAAGAACCTTCTCGCTACTGGGTGAACGTCCCGACTGAAATCTCCGAGATGATCGTCGACTGGATGGGATCCTTCCACCAAGGCCGCGAGTGGCTTCAGCGTGACGAAGCTCAACGCTCGATCGGCATGGCAATGCAAACGATGATGCTGGCAGCCCAAGGCATGGGCTATCAATCGTGCCCGATGATCGGCTTTGACATTGAAGCGGTCGCCAAGCTGATCCATCTTCCCGACGACCACGTCATGGGGCCCATGGTCGCGATCGGCAAAGGCACCAAAGAACCGTGGCCCAAACCAGGGCAACTCAGCCTGGAAGCGCTGGTCGTAGAAAATAGTTTTCCACTCAGTGAGTGAAACCAACGACAAGACCGCGAAGCAATCCCCAATCGAGAACCCGCGATCTGAAGATCCCTGGATCAGGTAGCAACCCGGCGACCGTCATGGAGTTGCATCCTGCGCCATCAGCGAACTGGACGGCTCTGCGAGATAGGGTTCGAGATGAACCAGCACGTCTCGTAGAACCGGAAAGGCTTCCATCAGCTGCTCTTTCGCTTGGTGTCCAATCAGGTGACCGGCGGCAACCGTTTCGTTTGGGGCGACCTGAATGTGCACGTCGGCAAAGTATTCGAGGCCAGACTTGCGAACCCTGAATTTCTCGACACCCAACACGCCTTGAACTCGAAGCAGGACGATTCGCATATCGTCGACGACTTCCTCGTCCGCTTGGGCGTCCATCAGTTCGTGGGTGCTCTGGCGAAGCAAATTGATCGCGGTCCATAAGATGGCGGCCACCACGACCAGCGATGCGACTTCGTCCGCCCAAATGTACTGCGGACCGCCGATTCGGATGGTGGCGAGTCCGATCAAGACTGCCAAGGAACAAATCGCGTCGCTGCGGTGGTCCCAGGCGCCCGCGATGATAGCGAGCGAACCGGTTCGGCGACCGATTCGAATTTTGTAGCGGTACAACAGTTCTTTCACCAGAACATTCCCTCCTGCAATCCACAGCGTCCACATCGGTGGAATGGGATGCGGTTGCGAGAAGCGACGGATCGCTTCCCAACCAATCCAGACTGCGGAAACGATGATGAGCACCGCGACATTCGATCCGGCCACCGCTTCGATTCGCGTGTGCCCATAAGGATGCTCCGCGTCAGCAGGTTTCTGTGCGACACGAATCGCGAACAGCACCACGCAAGATGTGATGACATCGCCGATCGAATTCGCCGCGTCGGACAACAACGCAAACGAATTCCCTGCTAATCCAGCAATCAGCTTTACAGTGGCCAACAAGAGGTTGATGGCCAACCCTAAGACGGCGGCGTGGGTGGCTTCGCGGTAAGGCGAATCGTGAAGTTCACTCACACGATGGCTTCAAGCTAGGATCGCCACCGGCGACTTGTTGGTAAAAACCGTTGCAACTGGTGGTCATCAAGCGGTGTATCTCTCGTGATTCGGTGTCGCCCGTTTGGAGTTCAGCAGAAAACGTACTCCATGATCTCGCGCATGTCATCCTCGCCCCGAACAGGGGTGGCACTCCAACGGTGAGACCGAAGCCAATGACGTGACGAAGACGAGCAACCGCTCTGCCGTCGGCGCATCACATTCGATTTTCATGGTTGGAATTCCTGGAAGACGTGGTGTCTTGGCGCACACTGCGGAAAACCAGCATCCTCGCCCGCGTCCGTGATCTATTCGGCAGCGAGCGAGAACTCCCGCGCACCTCTAGTGTTGAAACTGGGTTTTTCCAGATGTCTCTGGCTCAACTTGTTTCGGCTCAAACCAACGATAAATCGTCGGCAACACAAGCAACGTGAGCGCCGTTGACGTCATCAGTCCTCCAATCACAACGGTCGCCAACGGACGCTGGACTTCGGCACCGGAACTGCTCGAAAGCGCCATCGGTATAAACCCGAGGGCACCGCACATCGCCGTCATCAGCACTGGCCGCAAACGGTCCATTGCACCATTGATGACTGCATCGCGTTGCGAATCTCCGCCGTGGCGCAAATGCCGAACATGCTCGATCAAGACAACACCATTCATCACTGCAATCCCAAAGAGGGCAATGAAACCAACGCCAGCAGAGATCGAGAACGGTAGATCTCGTGCCCACAAGGCAAGCACACCGCCCGTTGCCGCAATGGGAACGTTCAAGTAGATCAGCATAGCCAATTTAACTGAGTGGAATGTCATGTAGAGCAACGCAAAGATCAAAATCAGAGCAACGGGAACAGCGATTGCCAGCCGCCTGGTCGCTTGCTGCAGGTTCTCAAATTGCCCGCCCCAGCGGAGCACGTAACCGGCTGGTAGTTCGACTTGTTCTTCGACCACGTGCTGGGCTTCCGCCACAAAACCGGCCAAGTCACGACCGCGAACGTTGCACTGCACCAGCAACCGGCGACGCACCGCATCGCGGCTGATCTCCACTGGCCCATCTTCGGTGATGATGTCCGCCACTTGAGAAATCGGAATCGGTCGGCCTTGTGAATCGTCGATCTTCAACGCCAACAATTGATCGGTATTCTCGCGAGCCTCAGGCCGCAACCGAATCTGCAACGGGAATCTGCGTTGCCCTTCGAACACCTGACCGACCGGAATACCACCGACGGAACTGACAGCGTCGAGCACGTCGCGAGTATTGATGCCGTAACGAGCCAAGTCCGCTCGTCGCACTTTCACTCGCAGGTATGACAGCCCCGCGATTTGCTGCGCCGCAACGTCCGCTGCGCCGTCGACTTGGTTGAGAGCTCGCACCAATTCGTCGCCCTTCAGCTTCAGCACATCCAGATCGTCACCGTAGAGGCTCAGCCCGATGTCGCTGCGAACGCCTGCTACCAACTCCTGCACCCGCAATTCGATCGGCTGCGTAAAACTGTATGCGTTGCCAGGCACTTCTTTGATCAACGCGGCTTGCATCTCTTCGATCAAATCCGATTTCGTTTTGCCTACGTCATACTCGGCCTGGGGATCAATTCGAATGAAGATGTCAGTTTGATAAACCCCCATCGGATCGTTTGCGATTTCTGGGCGTCCCGTCTTTGAAACAACGGTCTCGACCTGCGGGAATTTCAGCAGCGTTCTCTCCATGGCTTTGGTCATTTCAATGGAGGTTTCCAGGGAGACGCTGGGCAATCGCGTGGCCTGGATCGCGATGTCGCCTTCATCGAGCTTCGGTACAAACTCGACACCGAAGCCTCTGGCCAAGAACACGC includes these proteins:
- a CDS encoding cation diffusion facilitator family transporter — translated: MSELHDSPYREATHAAVLGLAINLLLATVKLIAGLAGNSFALLSDAANSIGDVITSCVVLFAIRVAQKPADAEHPYGHTRIEAVAGSNVAVLIIVSAVWIGWEAIRRFSQPHPIPPMWTLWIAGGNVLVKELLYRYKIRIGRRTGSLAIIAGAWDHRSDAICSLAVLIGLATIRIGGPQYIWADEVASLVVVAAILWTAINLLRQSTHELMDAQADEEVVDDMRIVLLRVQGVLGVEKFRVRKSGLEYFADVHIQVAPNETVAAGHLIGHQAKEQLMEAFPVLRDVLVHLEPYLAEPSSSLMAQDATP
- a CDS encoding TMEM14 family protein: MDFPVIVTAIFGAFVVFGGGMGYVKAKSKASLIAGSITGGLLLLSAFLLSRGITAGAILAIVVSILLIGQFGPSLRKKFKVMPNLLVVILGFITIGTLVFSFFR
- a CDS encoding nitroreductase family protein, producing the protein MQVQDAIFQRRSIKAFAPAHQLTDAEEKELLEATIQSPTSFNIQHWRFVILRDQDLRAKIRKEHGNDQSQITDASLLVLFTADTKAWEKEPSRYWVNVPTEISEMIVDWMGSFHQGREWLQRDEAQRSIGMAMQTMMLAAQGMGYQSCPMIGFDIEAVAKLIHLPDDHVMGPMVAIGKGTKEPWPKPGQLSLEALVVENSFPLSE